Within the Litorilinea aerophila genome, the region CGGGACCGGATCAGTGTGGCGACCTGGCTGCTGGTCCTGGGGCTGGGGGCCAGCCTGCTGATCCAGTTCCCCAGCATCACCATCAGCTTCTGGGCCCTGGGTTCACCCATCAGCCTGCCCTTGACCGACACCATCTGGGCCTCCATCTTTCTGGCGGTGATGGCCGCGGCCGGTACCGAGAGCGTGATCCAGGTCCACCCTCGGGTGGCCGAACGGCGTCGCTCCCGGATTTCCACCTGGCCCTTCTGGGCGCTGCCCATGGCCATCATGGTGATTTCGGCGGTGTTGCTGCCCGTCGCGCCCACGCCCTTCCTCCAGGTGTTGGGGCTGATGCTCAGCGGGCTGCTGCTGGGCGTGGCTTTTTTCGCGCTCTATGCGACCGTGGAGCGGCGCTCTGGCTTCCGCCGTGCCCGGGTCGTACTGGACGCCCTGGCCTACGGCGCGGCCCTGCTCCTCTTCCTGTTCGTCTATCAGACCCGCACCCGCAGCCTTCTTTCTGGGACCCTGGTTGCCATGACGGCCATGTTGCTGGCCATCGAGATCCTGCGGACCACCAGCGACCGGCCGGATGCGGCCTTGCGCTATGGCGGTATCATCGGCCTGATCCTGGGGCAGGTCACCTGGGCCCTGAACTACTGGCTGTTGCCGGGGTTGACCGGCAGCCTGATCTTGCTCCTGATCTTCTACCTGTTGGTGGGCATCGCTCAGCAGGACATGCTGGATCGCCTGAACCGGCGTGTCCTGTTGGAATTTGCCCTCTTCGCAGCGGTCGCCCTGGTCTTGATCATCCTGGTGGGGCCGGGTTTCAGCCTGTAGCGCCTGACGTCGCCTCCCTGGCCCGGTACTCCGAGGCCGTCAAGGCCAGGCGTAGGTGGTCGTGGCGCCAGAGTGCCCGTTGCTCCTCATCCTCCACCAGCCGGAGCAGCACCTCGGTGAGCATGCGGTTGATGGGGGTCCCTACGCCCACTTCCTCTCCCTGGCGCACCACCGCGCCGTTGAGCCATCGAATCTCACTTTTGCGCCGGCCCCGTTCCAAATCGATGTGCAGGCTGGGCATCTTGCCGCCCCGGGCCTGCCCGATCTTAGCACGAAGTACCGGCCGCAACCAAGCCTTGGGCAGGGTGCGCACCAGGGGGGCCAGCAGGCTGAAGGGGTAGCTGCCCAGGTTGACAGGGGACACACCGGCCGCCCGCATGACGGCCAGCGTTTCCCGCCACGCTTCGATCTCCAGATCCACCAGCGTCGGATCCCGGAACACTTCTTCCGGCGGCTCATCCAGGATGGCACAGGTGGCGTTCCCCATCATGTTCATCAGGAGCTTGGTCCACTTCATGGCCCGGGGATCTGGATAGAGGACCACGTTGAAGCCGGCCTGCTGGAGCGCCCGGTGCAGGGCGCCCAGAAGTGCCCTGGAGACGGCCGGGTGCCAGGGACTGATGCCCAGGGTGTAGCTGGGTTTGTCCACCTGGATGACCCCTGGGCCGGAGACCGTTACCGGGGTGGTGATGGTGCCGGCAATGACGCAGGCGCCGGTCAGGCGGGCCGCGATGGCCTCCTCGTTGCCCACGCCGTTTTGCAGGCAGAGGACCGCCGGCCTGTCCGCGCCCTGGGCGTCCAGGGCATCCACCAGCTCCTGGAGCGCGGTTTCGGTGTCGTAGCTTTTCACCGTCATCACCGCGACGTCGTAGCCGCCAGCCTGGCCGGGGGGCGATTGGAATGCCTCGGCGATGCTGCCCACCGGGTTGACTGCGGTGATGTGATGGGCGCCTCGCTCGTCGGTGAGTCGAAGGCCCTGCTCCCGCACCGTGGCGGCAAAGGCCGGCCGGCCCACCAGGGTCACCGACTGGCCCTGCAGGGCTAGCTTGCCCCCGACCAGACAGCCGATGGCGCCGGCGCCGATGATCAAGATGTTCAAGATTGTGCCTCTCTCACTAGCCGGCGCTGCTCCAGGTCGTAGAGCCCGTACGCAGCCGCAAGCACTTCGATGGGGTGGCGGCTGGGCAGCCCGGTGCCGTGCTCCAGCTGCCAGCGACAGGTCTCCGAGTCGCACGCGCTGTACGGGACGGCTTCCCCCTGGGCCTGGACAAAATCGAAGAGTTCCTGCCCCACGTCCATGGCGATCTGGTACTTCTCTGTTTTGTAGCCGTAGGTGCCGGCAATGCCGCAGCAGCGGGCGTGGCTCTCCCGCAGGTCCAGACCCGGGATCAGGGCCAGGATCTCCAGGGCCGGCTTGCCCACGCGATGGGCCCGGAGCTGGCAGGGGGCATGGTAGGGCAGGACCAGGGAGGCCCCGGACGAGGGGATGGGTTGGAAGTCGGTGCGCAGCTCCCCTTGTTCGTGTAGCGCGCGCAGCCATTCGAAGATGTCCCACGTGGCCTGCCGGAGCGCCGCGGTCCCCTCATCCTCCCGGTCCAGGAGCTCGGGGGCTTCCTCCTTCAAGGTCAGGGTGCAGCTGGTGCTGGTGCCCACGATGGGCAGGCCAGCGCGCGCGAAGCCGGCCAGGCGGGCCACGTTGCCCTGATGATAGCGCTCGGCCGCGGGGAATTCCCCGTTGCTCAGGAGGGGCAAGCCGCAGCAATTTTGGGGAGGCACGATCACCTCGTAGCCCTGATGCTCCAGGACGGCCACGGCAGCCTGGCCGATGAAGGGTTCATAGTACATGGTGGCGCAGCCGTGGAAGTAGACCACCTTCTTCTCGCTGCGCAGCCGGCGGTGGGCCGTACGACGCAGCCAGTCGCCGAAGGTGCCCCGGGTGCTCCAGGTGGGCAGGGGCGCGTGGCGGGCAATGCCCAGGGTCTTTTCTGCCAGCAGGCGGCTCAGCGGATTGTGGAGGGCCAGGTTGGCCGCGGCCGGGGCCAGGCTGCCCAGCTTGCCCAGCAGCTCGTTGCGGCCCAGCAGCCGGTTGCGCAGGGGCAGCCCCCGCTCTGCCACTATCTGCGCCCGGGCCCGGGCGTTAATCTCCGCGATCTTGACCCCGGTGGGGCAGACTTCATTGCAGACCCGACAGCCGGAACAGTAGTCCACCGAGTCGTCGGGCGAATGGGGCTGGTGAGGCGAGCGGAAGCGCTGGGCCTGGGGCCCCACGTACTTGGGTCCGGGAAAACGGTCGGTCACCGCGGAGACGGGGCAATAGCTGGTGCAGATGTTGCACTTGATGCACTCATCCAGGGAGTGGTCCACCGAATGCCAGGAAATGGAATGCATGAATCCTCCAGCTCAACGAAATTTGGGCGGCCTTTGAATTCGTACAGCCTGCCGGGGGGACTAGGCCAGGAGCGCTTCGGCCGCGGCCATGCCGGTGATGACGGCCAGCCCTTCCACGCTACGCTCCTGGATGGCGTCCACGTGGGCCAGCAGGTTCCCGGCAGCCCACAGGTTCTGGTACAGGGGGGTCCCGTGGCCGTCCACCGGCCGGAAGCAGCCATCCACCGCCAGCCCTCCCCGGAAGACGGGATGTCCTTCCGGGGCGAGGAAATGGGGCCGAAACCAGGCGTTGCGATCCTGGGGGACGGTCAGGGGCAGGTTGAAGACCACCTCCCAAAAGCGCCCCTGGGGATCGCTGTTGAAGCCGCCGCCCAGGATGCCGCCCGTGGCCAGCAGAAAGCCCTCGGCCTGGTGGCGCCAGGGGCGGGCGCTGCTCTCCGTCTCCACGGCCAGGATGCGACCCCGGTCGGCCTGGAAGCCAATGGCCGTCAGCCCCACCTGGATCTGGACGCCCTGGGCCTCCAGGTGGCGTGTCAGGGCCCGGTGGAGGCGAATGCCCGGGACGCTGGGCGGCAGGGTCGGAATCTCGAAGACGGGCGCATCCAGCGCGGTGGCCAAACCCTGCCAGATGGCCTGGTGCCGTTCCAGGCCCAGGATGGCCGGCAGGCCCACCCGTTCCCCGGGCCGGACCAGGGGGCGCAGGGCGGCTGCCAGCTCCTGGACGCGGCCTGGCCGCTCCAGCTCCTGGGCCAGGTGGAGGGTGTTGCTGTCCTGGCGGCGGGTGATGACGGCCAGGGACAGGGTGGCCGCCCGGGCCGCGTAGCCCTGGCGGGTCAGGTTCTCTGCGATGAGGTGGGGATAGAAGTCCCGCATGCCCTGGAAGCCCACGATGAGCATGGGCTCGGCCTGGGACAGGTCGCCGCCGGCCTGGGCCTCTGTGGCCAGGTAGGTGGGCCGTACGGCCCCCGCGGGCGACGGCAAGAGCCAGTTGCTGCGGGCCGGTGTCGCGGGGCGGTAGGCCAGGCCGGCCGCCCCCAGGGCCTTCTGCCACCAGGAGAGGCAGTGGCCGATACGCTCTGGACCCAGCCGGGCGTAGGGATGGCTCTCGGGCAGGGTGTAGATGGCCTCCATGGGCTTGCGCACGGGATGCGGCGCGCCGGGCAGGTAGCCCAACAGGTCCAGGTTGCCGGTGCTCCAGTGGAGTGTGCCCAACCCTTTGGCAATGATGCGCACCCGCAGCCCGGCCTGGGTGGCCCGAAGGGCGGCGCTGAGGCCGGCCAGCCCCGCGCCGATGACCAGGAGATCCGGCCTCATGGCTGCCCCTCCTGGTTCTTCTCCTTGCCCGCCCTTTCGTTCAGCGCCTGGCCCTCTGCAAGGCTTGCCTGGGGCTGGCCTGGCTCTGCCCCAATCTGGGCCGGATCCAGGTGGTAGAAGTCGGTCAGGGGGCTGGCTTCACCGTCCACGGGCAGGTGATCCACGTTCATCAGGTGCAGGTAGATGAGGGCATCCAGCCGCTCCTGTTTGAGCTGCTGGCCCCACAGGATGGGCACCAGGCCCTTCCACCGCTCCTGGAGGAAGTCCCGCAGCAACAGGTTGGGCTGAAAGCCTTCCAGCCGCGCGGGCGGCGGCAGGGTCTGCTGATGGGCCGGCGACTGGATGTAGGCCACGTCCCAGGCGTCGGCATCCCCTGGCCGCGCCTGGGCGTCGTCTTTGCCGGTCACCGAGCGCTCGTGGAGGATGGCCGCCGCCCGGTAGGTGCAGAAGCCACCCTGGCAGGGCCCCATGCCCAGGCGCACATCCCGGCGCAGGTCGTCCAGGGTGAAGGTGGGGTTGTGGGCCGCCGCCTGTTCCAGCATGGCCCGGGTGACCAGCTCACACTCGCAGATCAGCTCGCCCTGCAGGTGATGCTCCTCCACCTCGGACAGACGATGGCCCAGCCAGTAGTGCCCCTGTTGGACGCCGGGGACCGGGGTCTCCGCGGTGGTGCATGGGCGTCGGGTGCCTAACTGTTCACAGGCCTTGTCCACCGTCACCTCGGCCATGAGCCGGAAGGTGGTCCATTTGCCGCCGGTGATGGTGAGGAAGCCGGCCACGCCATCCCGCTGCTGGTGATCCAGCAGGGTTAACGCCCGGGTGACGTCCCGACTTTCGCCCTGGAATCCCTCCTGGTAGAGGGGGCGGACGCCGGCCCAGGCCCGCAGCACCCGGGCCTGGCTGATGCCCGGCACCAGCTTTTCGCCCTCCTCCAGCATGAGCTGGACTTCCCAGGGCTCGATGCGCAGATGTTCCGGGTCGCTCACCTTTTCGTCGGTGGTGCCCAGCACGGCCACGGTGTGGATGGGCACGATGATGTCGCCGTCGGCCGGCATTTTGCAGCGGTTGAGGACTGTGTTGACCATCCGGTGGTTCATGGCCACCATGGTTCCCTTGCCGGGGATCACGTGGACGGGGATGCCGGCCAGCTGAGCCACCTGGCCGGCCCAGGCGCCCGCCGCGTTGATGACCATGTCGGCGTGGATAATGACTTCCTCATCCCGGATCAGGTCCCGCACCCGTGCCCCTGTGACCCGCCGGGCTCCCTCGCCGCCCTCCACCAGCAGCGCCACCACTTCGTGGTAGACTTGAATCTGGGCGCCGGCCAGGCGGGCAGCCTGGGCCGTGGCATGGGTGGCCAGGAAGCTGTCCGCGGTGGCGTCGGGCACGGCGAAGACCCGGCTGGCCCGGGGGTTGAGGAGGGGTTCATGGCGCAGGGCCTCGGCCACCGGGATCTCGGTACAGGGGATGCCCACCCGGGCGCAGGCCTCCTGGAAGCGGTCCGGGTAGTCGCCTTCGTCCTCTGGTGTCACCACGAAGAAGCCGCCGGTATCCTCGATGCAGTGGGCATGGGTGTGGCGCAGGATGCGATTTTCGCGGATGCACTCTTCGGCGCTGCGGGGGTCTTTGACCACGTAGCGTCCGCCGCTGTGGAGCAGGCCATGGTAGCGGCCCGTGGTGCCGTGGGTCAGATCCCGTTTTTCCACCAGGATGACCTGGAACCCCCGCAAGGCGGCATCCCAGGCCACGCCGGTGCCCGTGGATCCCCCACCGATGACCAGGATCTCTGTGGTTTGTTGTTTCATAATTCTTCAGCGGTTATCTGCGATATGGGAATTCCGTAGTCGGCACACAAATCCAGAAACATGACCCGAGGAATGCCTGCCATTTCTGCTGCCGCGCCGGAGGATAGCTTGCCGAGGCGAAACATCATCAATGCCGCATACAGGCGTAGATCGCGCCCTATTTCTTCCGGTGTGCGGTTGAGCATCTGCCGAATGGAAGCCGGTATTGTTATGGTTACAGTCTCTTCCATGATTGAGACCCTCCTTATCCAGATAGATCGCTCTGCATGAGACCACGGTCGGCCTTGGGCCGATGATTGAAATCATCGGCTGGCACACCCCAAGTGCGTTAAAACGCACTCCACGGTGCGGATGGCACCCAGCTTGAATCCGTTTTCAACGGATCTCCTGCCCCGGCGAGGCATTGGCGGTTAGCTCTCCTGTGCCAGCAGGTTTCGGACTTCCAGCGCGCTGGCACAGCGCAGTGCCGTCTCGGCCAACTCCCGACAGCGGGAAAGGGTCCAGCGGCGGATCACCTGTTTCACCAGGGGAACGGCCGGCAGGGGCACGCTGAGTTCCGCCACGCCCAGGCCCAGCAGCAGGGGAACGGCAGTGGGATCGCCGGCGATTTCCCCGCACACGGAGACGGGCTTCCCGGCCCCGTTGGCCGCCTGGCAGGTGCGCTGGATCAGGTGCAGCACCGCGGGGTGGAGGGGATCCGCCAGTTGGGCGACCCGGCTGTTGGTGCGGTCGCTGGCCAGGACGTACTGGCTGAGATCGTTGGTGCCGATGCTGAAAAAATCCACCAGGGGCGCGAGCGCGTCGGCCATCAGTGCGGCTGAGGGCACTTCGATCATGATGCCCAGCTTGATCCGGGGGAATTCCCCAGCCAGGGGCTCCAGGATGGATCGGGCGGCCTTCACTTCATCCACCGTGGAGACCATGGGCAGCATGAAGCGGATCTCCTTGTCGCTGGCGCGGGCGGCCTGGCCCGACCCCAGGCTGGCGGCCGCCTGTTGCAGCGCCAGCCACTGGTCCCGCAGCAATTCGGGCCGGGCCAGCAGCAGGCGGATCCCTCGCAGCCCCAGGAACGGGTTGTTTTCTGGGCCCAGGGGAACAAACTCTACCGGTTTATCGCCGCCGGCATCCAACGCCCGCACGGTCAGCAGGCGGCGGACCTGTTCCAGAAAGCAGGCGTAGGTCTCCTGTTGTTCTTCCACCGTGGGGGGGGTGGCGCGGCTGCGGAAGAGGTACTCGGTGCGCAGAAGGCCCACGCCGTCCGCGCCCACCTCCTGGCTTTTGCGCACATCCTCTGGTGAGTTGGCGTTGGCGTAAACAGGCACGGGCACGCCGTCCAGGGTGATGGCTGGCTCGCCCGCGTGGGCCATGGCCTCCACCTCCTGGATCAACAGATCCTGGCGGAGGCGGTGGTAGCGCTGGTACAGCCCCTCTTCCGGCTCCACCAGCAACTGGCCCCGGTTGCCGTCTACGATGGCCGGGCGCCCGTCCTGCTGTTCCATCAGGGAAGGCCCCAGGATGCAGACCATGGGAATGCCCAGGCTGCGGGCCAGGATGGCCGAATGGGCGGTGGGGGCGCTGTTGGCCAGGGCAATCCCCTGGATCTGGGTGGGCGCCAGTTGGGCAATTTCGGACGGGGTCAGGTCGTCTGCCACCAGGATGGTGTGGGGGGGAAGCTCCGGCAGGCGTATCTGGCTGGCCGGGGCCCCCAGGTGGGCCAGCAGCCGCCGTCCCAGGTCCAGGATGTCGGCCGAGCGGCTGGCGAAGTATTCGTCCTCGAAGGCCTGGAACTGCTCGGCGAATTCGCTGATCACCCGATAGGTGGCCGTGATGGCCGTGTGCCCCTGCTCCAGGATGGCCTCCTCGATGGCCTCCAGCAGGGTGCGGTCCTGGAGGATGACCCGGTGGGCGCTGAAAATTTCGGCGAAGGGCGCGCCGGACTCCTGGCCCAACGCCTTCAGCTCGGCATCGACCCGGCCGTGGGCGTCCAAGAAATTTTGCCACTCCTGGGCCGGGTCCTGTGGGCTGGAAAGGGGGATCCGCTCGGGTGAGAAGGGGTCGGGACGGTAGATGGTCAGTTGGCCGATGCCGATGCCTGGTGCTGCCGGCAGCCCCTGAAGAATCTTGGTCATAGGCTAGGCACCACAGGCGGCGTTTCCAGCAGACTGCGGAGGGCGTGGAGGGCTTCCCGGGCATCGGGCCCCTGGGCGTGGAGCTGGATGGTGTGCCCCTGGCGCGCCTGCAGGCGCATGAGTTGCAGGATGCTCTTCACATCCACCACGGGCGATTGGCGCGTGAGATTCTGGGCCGTGATGGTGGCGCGGTATTGGTTGGCCACGTGCACCATGTCCTTGCTCATGCGCAGGTGCAGGCCCAGTGGGTGGGTGATGGTGACTTGGGTGTGAAGTGGTTCCGATTGATTCATCCTGCCGTTGTTCACATCTCTTCTCGGGGCACTTTGGGAAACTGGCACGCTTCCTCGGCAGCCCGGTTGACCTCGACCAGGCTTCGGCCAAAGCTGGCCTCCACCGCGGCCACCACCGCGCCTTCCACCAGGGGGGCATTGCTGATCAGGCACCCGGCGCGCTTTTCCTCAGGCAGCAGCTCCAGCGCCATCTCGGTGCTGAGAACGGCGCTGCCCAGATCCACCAGGATCAGCACCCCGTCGGGCGTCCAGAGTTCCTCCAGTGCG harbors:
- the ptsP gene encoding phosphoenolpyruvate--protein phosphotransferase, yielding MTKILQGLPAAPGIGIGQLTIYRPDPFSPERIPLSSPQDPAQEWQNFLDAHGRVDAELKALGQESGAPFAEIFSAHRVILQDRTLLEAIEEAILEQGHTAITATYRVISEFAEQFQAFEDEYFASRSADILDLGRRLLAHLGAPASQIRLPELPPHTILVADDLTPSEIAQLAPTQIQGIALANSAPTAHSAILARSLGIPMVCILGPSLMEQQDGRPAIVDGNRGQLLVEPEEGLYQRYHRLRQDLLIQEVEAMAHAGEPAITLDGVPVPVYANANSPEDVRKSQEVGADGVGLLRTEYLFRSRATPPTVEEQQETYACFLEQVRRLLTVRALDAGGDKPVEFVPLGPENNPFLGLRGIRLLLARPELLRDQWLALQQAAASLGSGQAARASDKEIRFMLPMVSTVDEVKAARSILEPLAGEFPRIKLGIMIEVPSAALMADALAPLVDFFSIGTNDLSQYVLASDRTNSRVAQLADPLHPAVLHLIQRTCQAANGAGKPVSVCGEIAGDPTAVPLLLGLGVAELSVPLPAVPLVKQVIRRWTLSRCRELAETALRCASALEVRNLLAQES
- the glpB gene encoding anaerobic glycerol-3-phosphate dehydrogenase subunit GlpB; translation: MRPDLLVIGAGLAGLSAALRATQAGLRVRIIAKGLGTLHWSTGNLDLLGYLPGAPHPVRKPMEAIYTLPESHPYARLGPERIGHCLSWWQKALGAAGLAYRPATPARSNWLLPSPAGAVRPTYLATEAQAGGDLSQAEPMLIVGFQGMRDFYPHLIAENLTRQGYAARAATLSLAVITRRQDSNTLHLAQELERPGRVQELAAALRPLVRPGERVGLPAILGLERHQAIWQGLATALDAPVFEIPTLPPSVPGIRLHRALTRHLEAQGVQIQVGLTAIGFQADRGRILAVETESSARPWRHQAEGFLLATGGILGGGFNSDPQGRFWEVVFNLPLTVPQDRNAWFRPHFLAPEGHPVFRGGLAVDGCFRPVDGHGTPLYQNLWAAGNLLAHVDAIQERSVEGLAVITGMAAAEALLA
- a CDS encoding HPr family phosphocarrier protein, with amino-acid sequence MNQSEPLHTQVTITHPLGLHLRMSKDMVHVANQYRATITAQNLTRQSPVVDVKSILQLMRLQARQGHTIQLHAQGPDAREALHALRSLLETPPVVPSL
- the glpA gene encoding anaerobic glycerol-3-phosphate dehydrogenase subunit GlpA, which codes for MKQQTTEILVIGGGSTGTGVAWDAALRGFQVILVEKRDLTHGTTGRYHGLLHSGGRYVVKDPRSAEECIRENRILRHTHAHCIEDTGGFFVVTPEDEGDYPDRFQEACARVGIPCTEIPVAEALRHEPLLNPRASRVFAVPDATADSFLATHATAQAARLAGAQIQVYHEVVALLVEGGEGARRVTGARVRDLIRDEEVIIHADMVINAAGAWAGQVAQLAGIPVHVIPGKGTMVAMNHRMVNTVLNRCKMPADGDIIVPIHTVAVLGTTDEKVSDPEHLRIEPWEVQLMLEEGEKLVPGISQARVLRAWAGVRPLYQEGFQGESRDVTRALTLLDHQQRDGVAGFLTITGGKWTTFRLMAEVTVDKACEQLGTRRPCTTAETPVPGVQQGHYWLGHRLSEVEEHHLQGELICECELVTRAMLEQAAAHNPTFTLDDLRRDVRLGMGPCQGGFCTYRAAAILHERSVTGKDDAQARPGDADAWDVAYIQSPAHQQTLPPPARLEGFQPNLLLRDFLQERWKGLVPILWGQQLKQERLDALIYLHLMNVDHLPVDGEASPLTDFYHLDPAQIGAEPGQPQASLAEGQALNERAGKEKNQEGQP
- a CDS encoding anaerobic glycerol-3-phosphate dehydrogenase subunit C; amino-acid sequence: MHSISWHSVDHSLDECIKCNICTSYCPVSAVTDRFPGPKYVGPQAQRFRSPHQPHSPDDSVDYCSGCRVCNEVCPTGVKIAEINARARAQIVAERGLPLRNRLLGRNELLGKLGSLAPAAANLALHNPLSRLLAEKTLGIARHAPLPTWSTRGTFGDWLRRTAHRRLRSEKKVVYFHGCATMYYEPFIGQAAVAVLEHQGYEVIVPPQNCCGLPLLSNGEFPAAERYHQGNVARLAGFARAGLPIVGTSTSCTLTLKEEAPELLDREDEGTAALRQATWDIFEWLRALHEQGELRTDFQPIPSSGASLVLPYHAPCQLRAHRVGKPALEILALIPGLDLRESHARCCGIAGTYGYKTEKYQIAMDVGQELFDFVQAQGEAVPYSACDSETCRWQLEHGTGLPSRHPIEVLAAAYGLYDLEQRRLVREAQS
- a CDS encoding DUF5656 family protein; the protein is MRIPDTSTDVRAALGRWTSATEQALQLGVAWAEAVWIRWRVRVRQGQRTGDYRDRISVATWLLVLGLGASLLIQFPSITISFWALGSPISLPLTDTIWASIFLAVMAAAGTESVIQVHPRVAERRRSRISTWPFWALPMAIMVISAVLLPVAPTPFLQVLGLMLSGLLLGVAFFALYATVERRSGFRRARVVLDALAYGAALLLFLFVYQTRTRSLLSGTLVAMTAMLLAIEILRTTSDRPDAALRYGGIIGLILGQVTWALNYWLLPGLTGSLILLLIFYLLVGIAQQDMLDRLNRRVLLEFALFAAVALVLIILVGPGFSL
- the dhaM gene encoding dihydroxyacetone kinase phosphoryl donor subunit DhaM, which produces MISLLIVSHCHEIAEGVKELAAQMAQGELRIGAVGGIVDEMGKPILGTDATQILAALEELWTPDGVLILVDLGSAVLSTEMALELLPEEKRAGCLISNAPLVEGAVVAAVEASFGRSLVEVNRAAEEACQFPKVPREEM
- a CDS encoding UPF0175 family protein — translated: MEETVTITIPASIRQMLNRTPEEIGRDLRLYAALMMFRLGKLSSGAAAEMAGIPRVMFLDLCADYGIPISQITAEEL
- a CDS encoding ketopantoate reductase family protein; translation: MNILIIGAGAIGCLVGGKLALQGQSVTLVGRPAFAATVREQGLRLTDERGAHHITAVNPVGSIAEAFQSPPGQAGGYDVAVMTVKSYDTETALQELVDALDAQGADRPAVLCLQNGVGNEEAIAARLTGACVIAGTITTPVTVSGPGVIQVDKPSYTLGISPWHPAVSRALLGALHRALQQAGFNVVLYPDPRAMKWTKLLMNMMGNATCAILDEPPEEVFRDPTLVDLEIEAWRETLAVMRAAGVSPVNLGSYPFSLLAPLVRTLPKAWLRPVLRAKIGQARGGKMPSLHIDLERGRRKSEIRWLNGAVVRQGEEVGVGTPINRMLTEVLLRLVEDEEQRALWRHDHLRLALTASEYRAREATSGATG